The Bombyx mori chromosome 4, ASM3026992v2 region ttactgtaaTATTAATGACATAACGATTTAAAGATAAATGCACCTTCACCACGATTTTCATGTATATGATCTTATAATTTGATTCTCTATGGTCGGGGGTCAGGACCATAGACAAATAAACTAATGATTAAAAAACTATGGTatgattatataataatatattatgtatgcatTCCATAGAATTTACTGCACTACTTCCGGCTTATTCCGAACATATATacttatcatattattatatattatgctCTTAATTGGGAAAaatattgactttttttttaaaggcgaCAACTTCACCTTTCAGttcatatttaaaatgtataattaaaagaGAAGATTTCTCACTCAGCACATCTCAATGTGAGGGAAAGCGATACGATCATATAATATATTCGTGCTTTACaagaaacaaatttttgtatatttttcccAACTAAGGCCTATAAAACAGTTAATTGTAGTTtatacaacaaacaaacaaaaaaaaacattatcgaTTACTACTACGCGTAATAGATGCTAGAAAAACACTATTTACTTGACTGATTCAGTAGCGACACAAGACAAATAGAGCAGTGGACAAGCATAAGATTCGATGCAGGAATACTTCGAACACACATTGACCTACACAGAGTGTAGGATAAAGACCGTGCCAAAGTTTTGTTTGAACAAAATCGTTATTTACAATAACACAAAACTGCGACCGCGACACCCCTTGGAAAAATCAACGCTAACTCCACGCGCGATAACCATTTACAATTCCCCACTGTTGTGTGCAACCTCAATACCTTTTTAATGATTACGTAAcaaatttgtaaaattgttCCAAACAAATTCTATtaatgacataaaaaaatacgatcagaggtataattcacttttactaAAAGGTCTTCTTGTATCACCCttttataatgtgttaaatGAAGAGTGAATGACATAGGCGGTAATAGCGAATAACGCGAATTGGTTTAGCTTTTAGATTAAAAGTAAAAGGTAAACCTTTAGGGCTGTCGCAGAAaggaaataaaatactttagaGTCGGGCACAAACCCAGTGTACCATTCTCCGTAGGGTATTAACGTAGTTTTTATAGAAATTCAGCTACATCAAAGCAGTATATAAAACTGGGCAAGATTTAAAAGAAGCGTGTAGTACAGATATCACGAGAGCGTAGAGATAGTAATCAGTTTATTGTAAAGttaaaaacgaaagaaaaacCACTACATAACGCATGTAGTTCTAATCTTATATCGCCAAGTGGCTAATGTTTCCTCGTACAGAAATTAGCAAGTTCTTATGATTATAGCAGGGCTGCCCACCACGATACAGCAGTTCCGATTGTGATCAATAGATGTCGCTAGTGTCTCTACATGTTCGATTTAATAAGTCATGTTTCTTCTATCATTTAAAACATAGCATTGTGTGATACTTATATTCATACAACTAAATGCCGGTCGCTTATATCTCTTAATTAAAGACCAAGCAGAGACCGATCGGTTTAAAAGCGGTAatgcacacatacatacataccgtGTATGCGTTTGccagaaataaaaattagatatacgtttttttttttacattttattattatatattttttaataataaaattaatattctattACACCTcgttaataattacaaataagTTTCCATTAAAATCTAGTATCATTGAatgtttcacttttttttatatataataataatatatctttatattatttttttacgccAACGCGTCCGTACCCAACTATGATTCATTAATGATGATCACATTAATATACTTTTAACGTAAAAacaattatgtaaaaaaaaaaactcaaaaacatAAATGCTAAAGCCAAATTTACTCAGTAGACGCAATACTCTGGACTGTAATCAATAGTAATACAAGAATGTACACAAGTGATATTATTAGTGCGCGCACATATTGAGTCCTTATAACCAGCGCCTTAAAGTACATAATACGTTGTTTGGTTTTcattcaatataataattatactgttaacttttaattaccaaaaataaattaataggcGATAGGTCGCAAATGTTAATACAGAATTTATATATCTAGAACAGACAACCGATTTAAGTCATTTATCAGAAATCCgaaataaagataaattacaGACTCTGAAAAATGTATCAATGTCCTAATGTTAACCACTTATTGGATGTTCAGACATCGACTTTTCGGTcggtaattatatttatatttttggtaattaaaaaaaataatatttatatatattttatattagaaatTGAAAACCACGATTGTCCGCTGTAAACTGAACCTTGTGCCACTATTGAATTAAAtcgctagtatttttttattaaatttttttaattatcttaatttatttatcctaGATAATTTTATggtactattataataatatattttattgctgttagtaaataaaatatataaataaatttaacgcgtatatgttatatatttatacatgtgtgtgtgtgttgtgtatCATAGCGCGTACGCCGCGGCCGCCGCCCCCGCACCCAGCTGGAATGTTTATTAAAAACTCAATTTAAATCatataaaataatctaataataatattacaaagaaTCTTATTAGCTCCGTACAGAGGTTGAGCTGAAGGTTGTGTTGACGAGCGTTCttacaaaattcaaatttaatggtTTCAAGTGTACCTAGCCGGACATCACAAGACTCTATagttttgtctatttatttattcattcaagcATCAATAACTACTCGACTggaaatgaaaattattgtattattataaaattttaggcTGAGTATCGTACTAAAATTTCCAACCATcaaaaatccattaatttgcgcaattaataaatacaattaaaatttatttgaattgactACTACAGATGTTGTTATCtatagaaaacaaaatatatttacccCGAATGACAGTACTAGACTCAGCCAGAGTATGTGCGAAGATAGACTaatatttgttaagttcatAACGAATGttgacataatattatatagaataATAAGTTTATATGTGTGTAAGTGCGTGTCTGCTTCGTACGTGGTCTGTGGCGTGCGTGTTGCTTCACTGAGCTACTTGTGGCGGAACAAAATCattttaccaaaaaaataactttaaccGTTCTTCATGCCAAACATTACACCAATCACAGTACACGGTGCGAGCTTTTGTTTTTTAGCGATCTGTGCTCATCTGTTACCATGGCTCCGAATGACGTCACGCGCAGTGTAGCCAGTAgtttcgataattttttttgccgCGTAACTACTGCACGTTTGAGTATCGTATAGCGAatcttgacctaaaggtcttagttaccaggtcatgaaatcacttaaaaaaagtaTAGCTAGTGACGcggtgtgtgcgtgcgtgcggtGTGTGCGTGCGGCGCGTGCGTGCGGTACGTACACGTGTCCCCCCGCGTATCACTTGCAGCACTGCGAGGGTCGCGGCTGCTCGCCGTCCGCCAGGCGCCGCccgccccccgccgcgcccgccgccccCGCCTCGCTCTTTGGTAACTTGTTCGCTGTAACGAACAAATACACTTCAACATTTGTGTACAACATTTCCTTCAACAACTCAAGTTGAATAAATATCGTCTATTCGCATTAagagtgtacaatttccaaaaatattcgaaattgagttgcggaataatttggtatcaccagtatttttctcataaatactgtcaaaagaacgtagtttagttttagttttttttttagtttacctatattttgactgctattaacaaaatttatacataattctatcttactttaaaagacagataatgtaactggtaaaaactacaaaataaaatattaaaaatataatatgttaaacctttaaaacactgtcctgtaaaatttagcaagttttgagattatacagttttaatgcgagaagacgatatgatGTTTGCAATAATTGAAACggatattttaaaatgatcCTTTTCTAATGCACTACAAACAATActataataaaatcttttttttccctacctattacGACCGGaagggtgggtgagctcaccggctcaacctgagagaattgctatcactagccctagcaagagtagtgagtgcttcactgaatctaccaccggatcagaatcccgacccactaaaaagattcggcgagaaactcactgggttgtgtctatgggttagtttaaaTGTATATTGATAGCTgagaattcaaattcaaattcaaattcaaaatcatttatttcaacttagatgccagtatgacacacttgttgaatgtcaaaatacaaataacaatgttaactctaccaccggttccaaaaaaagccacagtcctgagaagaaccggcgaaacaaactcagcggccttttttttttgttttttctcaaatattttcttttttttaaataaatagaaatattcacaataaaagaaaaaacaagtcaaaaaaaatactattaaaaaaataataataataatgaaaaatgaaaaggccaggagcgagcgcctcattcccacgtagtgccatctagtaactaatccttaactttataatatgccttgttgcacaaacgttccttaacagttttcttaaatctatgaacaggtagtagttgaacgtttagtgggatcttgttgaaaagctgtacacccagccccctaaaagagttgcttattttcttaattcgagccgccggcaacgcaagcctatgtttgttccaaAAATTGATATGATGTAGTTGAATTGATATGATGTAGGTACCTATAGCGAGGAATATATCGTTGACGTTCATGGCCGTCTTGGCGCTGGTCTCCATGAAGAGCAGCCCGTTCTCGTCTGCGTAGGCCTGCGCCTCCTCGAACTCGACCATGCGCTTGGCTGCGAGGTCGCTCTTGTTGCCCGCCAGAGCGATCACTATCGACGGAGAGGCCTGCCGTTGGAGTTCCTTCACCCAGTTCTTGGCGCGACCGAATGTGTCCTGGAATAATAAATCAAGAAGAAATGTTAAATTAGATCGCAATTATCTAGAAAAATTACATTCTGatttcagtggtttttacggatgttccattataactactgaaccatgcattcgattgacttgaaactttgtatccatgtagaaaatacatgtacttaatggataggctaatatttatgtgagcgttggactccctaataataatgacaataaataatgatgttaattttaaatgcccagcgaagcaggcgagtacggctagtaatatattattatattaccttatattgtatttattgataGTATTTCTAATAAGttagtaacaaaattaatttcaaatgaaaattgTCATCAGAGTACCACACGATCATCTGGTCCCAAACTAGCATTCTCTGAACTATTGAAACCAGAGACTGACGTAAATACTTTATAATACCATGATTAAACATAGTAAAAACTATATTGAAAcaaaactaaattatattaaagtataaattgaaTTAGTGAAAAATTCTGTATACACACTGTTCTTTCTTTGACATTGTAACAtgtaaaagcaataaataaaagtatgtttattttattatttataaatataactaactagccgtactcgcccacttcgctgggcatttaaaattaacattattatttcttgttAATTTATTGGGGAGTCCAACACTAACATGTAACACTACATAgatacaaagtttcaatttaatcagatgcatggttcagtagttataacggaacatccgtaaaaaccactgtagatttagatattagtatagataaaaccaTACCATACATAAAATCCAGACAAAGAGTAAACATGTTTATCGCATATTTGGCTCGAGGTGGGAATTGACTCTCGGCTCATCAGTCAGGGGCAATAAATAGATACTCCACCATCGAGTCAGCCAACATATTGTAACCACTTTACTACTACTAACACCCTGTATGTTCACCCGTGATCCAAATTGAAATATGTTTCGTGACGATTCAAACAAGAATGAAACACAACACATGTTGCTTGTGTCCCTCTCTGATCTAtgaacatttgttttttatttattgcatatatggatggacgagctcacagcccacctggtattaagtggttaccggagtccatagacatctacagcgtaaatgccaccacccaccttgagatatgagttctaaggtctcaacaacggctgctccgccattcagaccgaaaggcattactgcttcacggcagaaataggtggtggtgCGGGCTCTGACGCTGTACGTATAATCACGAACCAACGAACTCATTGTCGTATTTATTATAGCAGATACACTCGACGTTACCAGACTCAGGTCGTTtacattgataaaaatatatatcgctTATAAACTATGTTTGTGGGTAATTACGTTCACACACACTTAGCATTcacgttttaatatttataatctataatcaatacatataaaaattaattgctgttcgttagtctcgctcaaactcgagaacggctagaccgatttggctaattttggtcttgaattatctgtggaagtccagagaaggtttaaaaggtagatacatatgaaaatgcagcggaatgaaataaaaataacaattttgttttccctttgatgtggcccccgtcggacggattccttttgtttgttttaagtttattttatacaaaagtttaggtcttttatttatcgattgagccactacgaagtctgccgggtcagctagtcttaatATATATtgcttctgtgcgtgtgtttgtcacggaactcctcctaaacggctggaccgattttaatgaactgttctgtgtaccttcaggtggattcgagaatggtttagatttacaaatcagcccggcagatggcgctgcagtcggtatctagtttatttatttttcctagaaataatttatatggcaaaacgtTTGCCAGGCCAGCTAGTGTCTAATATGACTTGGCGGTGCAGTAGTCAGAGGGCCTGACTgtcgcgccgagggtcgtgagttcgatttccacatcgggcaaacattcgtgtgatgaacggGTTTGTTTGCTCCTTAAGTGGtcgtttatttatatatgtatatattatatttaaacatatataccagtactaaaaattataatttccgtaattagtggtggtaagacgtcttgtgagtccgcacgggtaggtaccaccaccccgcctatatctgccgtgaagcagtaatccgtttcagtttgaaggatggggcagccgttgtaactatactgagaccctagaactcatatatcaaggtagatggcggcattaaCTTTGTAGACGTCTACgtgctcccgtaaccacttaacatcaggtgggccgtgagctcgtgcatAAACCTAAGCCATTTAAAAAAGAACCGGATGTTTATCAATCTCTGGTACCCAGGGAATCTTAAATTGGGACCGgttgaccgtgcgtgatttgttcccagttctatataaatatatgattGTAATAATAAGAACTGGGAATTTATATGTACAAACAACATCAAAATAGTGTAACGCGCTGAATCAGGACtttcataaattatttcatatttatatgttataacatatattcataaattatttacataatatttcatatttatttcaaCTAATAGCTTGTTACAAGTTTTATCTGATGATACAACGAAATCCCGTTGTTTTTCTTATGAAACTTTctttaatatttgtaaaatagtttGTTTAGAGATgtttagttttgtatttttgatAAATTCATTGAAGTAAGAAagttgattaaattaaaatgaagtaGGTAAAGAAGCGGGGATTTTTTCCCTCGTAAAATCGTTTTTAGAGACATGTTAAAATTACAGAGTAGTTAGCTTAATATAGATTATAGACGACACGCAGACACGGCAAAGGGGTTAACACAAGTTTTTCGTAAAGCAAACTCGTCGGCAACAAACAGTTGGACCACAcctcgtgtgtgtgtgtgacggTCCCGACTTAGGGGTCAAGAGCAGTCATtatatatgtttgtttgttggcCTAATTGATGTTTTACCGTCGTATAATAACCAAATTACTCGGGCGACTATATCGAAGGATTAAATTGATGATAGGGGTGATAtttgtctttgtaattaaaggtcccttttatttggtattagcatcaacaattttaTGTTCTTCATTGAACTTCAAATAAGTTTACTCtattcaaatagttgaagattattttttttgttttcatattttttctaaatcttAACTTATTAATGATtgtcctgtaaagttgcaaaaatgtcgcttaaacaaaaaaatgtctacccctcgatattattatgatttgatCCTGAGGCGGCTATGGTTTACTTAATTATgtgaatacaatttattttattattacatactatttcggccgtgaagcaataatgcgtttcggtttgaagggtggggcagccgttgtaacttacttgagaccttagaacttatatctcaaggtgggtggcgcatttacgttgtagatgtctatgggctccagtaaccacttaacaccaggtgggctgtgagctcgtccacccatctaagcaataaaaaaaaatttaaataaatatatactgaCTGATGCTGACACGTCCACCTTGTAAGAGTTAGGGTGGAAGTTAGCATCGCGTTAGCTACTCATAAGCTCCATTAACAGCTTGAGAGAACTAGGACCGCGTCTCTCCTCCGACATAAATGAATTTGAACTCCACAGCGGGCGGACAGCCGATATCGGTCCATTGACTAGACCGTGCGTGCTACATTTACGTGATAACGGCGCTATCAGTACCGGCCCGTCTGTCGGGGAAGTCGGAACGGGTGCCCTTGACCTCACAAGACACACCTATACACACGATATTCATTATGCTACCAAACGTTTCCACATTCAACGAACCAAGTTATAGACGTGGAAAATACACGTAAGAGACTTATATATAAATGATATCTCGACTTTCTGTCTGTCTGGCCTAGAATAGTAACACCCTATTTCGTCCCATGAACGTCGTAAAAGACGAGCACGTGGCAGCAGCAATCTCTGAGATACTTCTATGACAAACGGGAATtgacaggcagcggcttggctctgcccctggcattgctgaagtccatgggcgacggtagccattCACCATCATTCACGTAGACATCtagagcccagagacatctacaacttaaatgcgccacccaccttgagataagttctaaggtctcagtatagttacatcggctgccccacccttcaaaccgaatcgcattactgctttacggccgaaataggcggggtggtggtggtacctacccgtgtggactcacaacaggtcctaccaccagtaattacgcaaattataattttgcgtgttcgatttttattacacgatgttattccttcaccgtggaagtcaatcgtgaacatttgtgaagtacg contains the following coding sequences:
- the LOC733058 gene encoding small GTP binding protein RAB5 isoform X2; the protein is MATNRTGAAQRPNGAPQTKVCQFKLVLLGESAVGKSSLVLRFVKGQFHEYQESTIGAAFLTQAIRFDDTTVKFEIWDTAGQERYHSLAPMYYRGAQSAIVVYDITNQDTFGRAKNWVKELQRQASPSIVIALAGNKSDLAAKRMVEFEEAQAYADENGLLFMETSAKTAMNVNDIFLAIANKLPKSEAGAAGAAGGGRRLADGEQPRPSQCCK
- the LOC733058 gene encoding small GTP binding protein RAB5 isoform X1, whose product is MATNRTGAAQRPNGAPQTKVCQFKLVLLGESAVGKSSLVLRFVKGQFHEYQESTIGAAFLTQAIRFDDTTVKFEIWDTAGQERYHSLAPMYYRGAQSAIVVYDITNQDTFGRAKNWVKELQRQASPSIVIALAGNKSDLAAKRMVEFEEAQAYADENGLLFMETSAKTAMNVNDIFLAIGTYIISIQLHHINFWNKHRLALPAARIKKISNSFRGLGVQLFNKIPLNVQLLPVHRFKKTVKERLCNKAYYKVKD